One genomic window of Cygnus olor isolate bCygOlo1 chromosome 3, bCygOlo1.pri.v2, whole genome shotgun sequence includes the following:
- the DSE gene encoding dermatan-sulfate epimerase: MRTHTRGAPSVFFIHTICFAFAFGARENPDAMVPFVNANYDSYPMLYFSKGDVEGLRLQAATTHRHIAARLIEAVQTMLSNPLEYLPPWDPKEFSARWNEIYGNNLGALAMFCVLYPDNIEAIGMAKDYMERMAAQPSWLVKDAPWDEVPLAHSLVGFATAYDFLYSYLSKTQQERFLEVIANASGYMYETSYRRGWGFQYLHNHQPTNCVALLAGSLVLMNQGYLQEAYLWTKQVLAIMEKSVVLLQEVTDGSLYEGVAYGSYTTRSLFQYMFLVQRHFDINHFSHPWLKQHFAFMYRTVLPGFQRTVAIADSNYNWFYGPESQLVFLDKFVMRNGSGNWLAEQIRRNRVVEGPGTPSKGQRWCTLHTEFLWYDASLRSVPPPDFGVPKLHYFEDWGVVTYGSALPAEINRPFLSFKSGKLGGRAIYDIVHKNKYKEWIKGWRNFNAGHEHPDQNSFTFAPNGVPFITEALYGPKYTFFNNVLMFSPAVSKSCFSPWEGQITEDCSSKWLKYKHDLAGDCQGRVVAAMERSGVVFIRGEGVGAYNPKLKLRKLQRNLILLHPQLLLVVDQIHLEDDSPLEAATSFFHNVDVPFEETVVDEVHGAFIRHRDGIYKMYWMDDTGHSEKATIASRMYPRGYPYNGTNYVNVTTLLRHPVTRAIYLFIGPSIDVQSFTVRGDSRQLDVFVTTSEHAYAIYLWTVEEGPRSAFAQVIADRQKIVFDRASAIRSSAVPEVKDYVGIVEKNLQHFKPVFQQLEKQILSRVRNTASFRKTAERLLRFSDKRQTEEAIDRIFAISQRQQQQRGRAKKNRKVAKGYKFVDAVPDIFAQIEVNERKVRQKAQTQAQKELPVDEDEEMKDLLDFADITYVKHKTGVSIKGRSGLAQMVTTARSSAPSISASYTRLFLILNIAIFFVMLAMQLTYFQKAKRLHGQRCLYAILLVDSCILLWLYSSCSQSQC; encoded by the exons ATGAGGACTCACACACGAGGAGCCCCAAGTGTGTTTTTCATACACACAATTTGCTTTGCCTTTGCCTTCGGAGCCAGGGAGAACCCGGATGCAATGGTTCCTTTTGTCAACGCCAACTACGACAGCTACCCCATGCTCTACTTTTCCAAGGGGGATGTGGAGGGTCTGCGTCTCCAGGCAGCCACCACGCACCGGCACATTGCGGCTCGGCTGATTGAGGCAGTGCAAACAATGCTCTCCAATCCCCTGGAGTACCTGCCTCCCTGGGACCCGAAGGAGTTCAGCGCTCGGTGGAATGAAATTTATGGCAACAATCTTGGGGCCCTGGCAATGTTCTGCGTGCTCTACCCTGACAACATTGAGGCCATCGGCATGGCCAAGGATTACATGGAGAGGATGGCAGCTCAGCCTAGTTG GCTAGTGAAGGATGCCCCATGGGATGAGGTCCCTCTTGCTCACTCCTTAGTTGGCTTTGCCACTGCTTATGACTTCTTGTACAGCTATCTTAGCAAGACTCAACAGGAGAGATTTCTTGAGGTAATTGCCAATGCCTCGGGATATATGTACGAAACATCATACAGACGTGGATGGGGTTTCCAGTACCTTCATAACCACCAGCCTACCAACTGTgtggccctgctggctggaAGCCTGGTTCTGATGAATCAAG gctaCCTTCAGGAAGCTTACCTGTGGACCAAGCAAGTGTTGGCAATCATGGAGAAGTCAGtggtcctgctgcaggaggtcaCAGATGGCTCGCTCTATGAAGGGGTGGCTTATGGCAGCTACACAACCAGATCGTTGTTTCAGTACATGTTTCTTGTCCAAAGGCACTTTGATATCAATCACTTCAGCCACCCCTGGCTCAAGCAGCACTTTGCATTTATGTACAGGACTGTCCTGCCAG GGTTTCAGAGAACTGTGGCCATTGCAGACTCCAACTACAACTGGTTCTATGGGCCAGAGAGCCAGCTGGTGTTTCTTGACAAATTTGTCATGCGCAACGGCAGCGGGAACTGGTTGGCAGAGCAGATCAGAAGGAACCGGGTGGTGGAGGGCCCAGGGACTCCATCCAAAGGGCAGAGGTGGTGCACGCTCCACACTGAATTTCTCTG GTATGATGCAAGTTTGCGCTCTGTACCTCCACCAGACTTCGGGGTTCCAAAGCTGCATTACTTTGAGGACTGGGGAGTGGTAACCTATGGAAGTGCTTTGCCAGCTGAAATCAACaggcctttcctttccttcaagTCAGGAAAGCTGGGAGGACGTGCAATATATGATATTGTTCATAAGAACAAGTACAAAGAGTGGATCAAGGGATGGAGGAACTTTAATGCTGGTCATGAACACCCGGACCAGAACTCCTTTACTTTTGCTCCCAATGGTGTACCTTTCATAACAGAAGCTCTGTATGGgccaaaatatactttttttaataatgtgttGATGTTTTCCCCTGCTGTGTCCAAGAGCTGCTTCTCCCCATGGGAAGGGCAGATTACAGAGGATTGTTCTTCAAAGTGGCTTAAATATAAACATGACTTGGCTGGTGACTGTCAGGGACGAGTGGTTGCTGCCATGGAGAGAAGCGGGGTGGTTTTTATCAGGGGAGAAGGAGTGGGTGCATACAATCCTAAACTGAAGCTGAGAAAATTGCAAAGAAACCTCATACTTCTCCATCCTCAGCTTCTGTTGGTGGTGGACCAAATCCACTTAGAAGATGACAGCCCCTTGGAGGCAGCAACCAGTTTCTTCCACAATGTGGATGTGCCTTTTGAAGAAACAGTTGTTGATGAGGTCCATGGGGCATTTATTAGACACCGTGATGGGATATATAAGATGTACTGGATGGATGATACTGGCCACAGTGAGAAAGCTACCATTGCCTCACGGATGTATCCCCGGGGCTACCCTTACAATGGAACGAACTACGTGAATGTAACAACCCTCTTGCGGCACCCCGTCACGAGAGCCATTTACCTGTTCATTGGGCCCTCCATCGACGTGCAGAGCTTCACGGTCCGCGGAGACTCTCGGCAGCTCGATGTTTTCGTTACCACCAGTGAGCACGCCTATGCAATTTACCTGTGGACTGTTGAGGAAGGGCCCCGCTCTGCCTTTGCACAGGTTATTGCAGACCGCCAGAAAATTGTCTTTGACCGAGCCTCTGCCATTAGGAGCTCTGCAGTGCCAGAAGTGAAGGACTACGTAGGGATTGTGGAGAAGAACCTGCAGCATTTTAAGCCAgttttccagcagctggagaagcagaTACTGTCTCGTGTACGAAACACAGCTAGCTTTAGGAAGACTGCTGAGCGCCTGTTGAGGTTTTCAGATAAAAGACAGACAGAGGAGGCCATTGACAGAATATTTGCAATCTCACAGAGGCAGCAACAGCAGCGTggcagagcaaagaaaaatagaaaggtaGCCAAAGGCTACAAATTTGTTGATGCTGTTCCTGACATTTTTGCACAAATTGaggtaaatgaaagaaaagtgcGTCAAAAGGCACAGACTCAAGCACAAAAAGAGTTGCCTGTAGATGAAGATGAGGAAATGAAAGATCTTTTGGATTTTGCAGATATCACTTATGTGAAGCACAAAACTGGAGTGTCAATCAAAGGCCGATCAGGGCTGGCACAGATGGTGACAACTGCTCGAAGTAGCGCCCCATCAATATCAGCCTCTTATACCCGCCTCTTTCTCATTCTCaacattgctattttttttgtcatgttagCAATGCAGCTCACGTATTTTCAGAAGGCCAAAAGACTGCATGGCCAAAGATGTCTGTATGCAATACTTTTAGTAGACAGCTGTATATTATTGTGGCTGTATTCTTCCTGTTCTCAGTCACAATGTTAG